The following coding sequences are from one Streptomyces dengpaensis window:
- a CDS encoding recombinase family protein, whose protein sequence is MTATAREYLRVSKGKGRTARSIDRQHTENLTAEQEHGPWSWGEPYRDTGSASKYATRARDDFERLMADLRSGAFGDPGDVLVLWEISRLARETGKGVALIDAVETGGYLIHVTSVERTFNPANYDDRHSLIGGINDAEKESRLLSKRTRSGINSAARDGRPHGRVPLGYSRDYESIDGRPRCVKQYPDSVWGPRIEGLFTRVAGDGGKLPEPIYSIAKDWERRGWWIPEKTENGEVIPSRPFTAQHLRALLVRPVYAGVRIFNGQELPRWEGWTPVVSRELFDRAQAVLADPSRRTYMGGGVRWALSTTLRCDSCEGPMVVSKHRRGLGYECQKGGCSRIPKDETDAFLVGELERVDPENGEPLPPKLGVILTYVAAPHRHAALSRPAGDTSAEEAAVRAELIRLQKELKELEEAPTPQTARARIARTNDMEAFELEITKLEAALRKSDAPNPLAGLLPTDPEADVVSWWTALDVRRQRAIAALLLSPGLLGQVRVMPAPGRVSVPVTERIRWLRDV, encoded by the coding sequence ATGACAGCAACAGCGCGCGAGTATTTGCGTGTGTCCAAGGGCAAGGGGCGTACCGCCCGCAGCATCGACCGGCAGCACACCGAGAACCTCACGGCCGAGCAGGAGCACGGCCCCTGGTCGTGGGGCGAGCCGTACAGGGACACCGGCAGCGCCAGCAAGTACGCGACCAGGGCGCGCGACGACTTCGAGCGGCTCATGGCTGATCTGCGATCCGGCGCGTTCGGCGACCCCGGCGACGTCTTGGTCTTGTGGGAGATCAGCCGACTGGCCCGCGAGACGGGCAAGGGCGTTGCGCTCATCGACGCGGTAGAGACAGGCGGCTACCTGATCCACGTCACCAGCGTGGAGCGCACGTTCAATCCGGCCAACTACGACGACCGCCACTCCCTGATCGGCGGCATCAACGACGCAGAGAAAGAGAGCCGGCTGTTGTCCAAGCGCACCCGGAGCGGCATCAACTCCGCAGCCAGGGACGGCCGGCCACACGGCCGCGTGCCACTCGGCTACAGCCGCGATTACGAGAGCATTGACGGCCGTCCGCGCTGCGTGAAGCAGTACCCGGATTCAGTCTGGGGCCCCCGGATCGAGGGACTATTCACGCGCGTTGCCGGGGACGGGGGGAAGCTCCCTGAGCCGATCTACTCGATCGCCAAGGATTGGGAGAGGCGCGGTTGGTGGATCCCGGAGAAGACGGAGAACGGCGAGGTCATCCCGTCCCGCCCGTTCACCGCGCAGCACCTCCGGGCGTTGCTTGTGCGGCCGGTGTACGCGGGTGTCCGGATCTTCAACGGTCAGGAGCTTCCCCGCTGGGAGGGCTGGACGCCCGTCGTTTCCCGCGAGTTGTTCGACCGCGCGCAAGCGGTGCTCGCCGACCCGTCGCGGCGCACCTACATGGGCGGGGGCGTCAGGTGGGCGCTGTCCACAACGCTGCGGTGCGACTCATGCGAAGGCCCCATGGTCGTCAGCAAGCACAGGCGCGGCCTCGGTTACGAGTGCCAAAAGGGCGGATGCTCCCGGATTCCGAAGGATGAGACAGACGCGTTCCTGGTCGGTGAGCTTGAGCGCGTCGACCCCGAGAACGGCGAGCCGCTGCCGCCCAAGCTGGGCGTGATCCTGACGTACGTCGCGGCGCCGCACCGCCACGCGGCACTGAGCCGGCCAGCCGGTGACACGTCCGCCGAAGAGGCCGCGGTGCGCGCCGAACTGATCCGCCTTCAGAAGGAGTTGAAAGAGCTCGAAGAGGCGCCCACGCCGCAGACGGCTCGCGCCCGGATCGCGCGGACCAACGATATGGAGGCGTTCGAGCTGGAGATCACGAAGCTAGAAGCTGCGTTGCGGAAGTCGGACGCACCCAATCCGCTGGCGGGACTCCTGCCGACCGATCCTGAGGCCGACGTGGTGTCGTGGTGGACGGCCCTGGATGTACGGCGACAGCGGGCCATTGCGGCGCTGCTGCTGTCCCCTGGGCTGCTCGGGCAGGTGCGGGTCATGCCAGCGCCGGGCCGCGTCTCCGTGCCCGTCACAGAGCGGATCCGGTGGCTTCGCGACGTCTGA
- a CDS encoding phage tail tape measure protein, translating into MSDVSLVFNLVARDNTGQTLEKVREKFDAAAAGIGAGVAAALGVGIAANLDMEAANDKLAAQLGVGPAKAAELSKVSAKVYEGAWGESTAEVNDAIKNVYMNIGDTSKAQGGLEGATVKVMALSDAFDQDLTASTYAAGQMVKTGMAKNFDEAMDLLTVGFQKGADKSGDFLDTFNEYSTQFRKLGIDGPQAIGLISQGLKGGARDADIVADAFKEFGIRAIDGSKTTADGFKLIGLSADDMSKKIAAGGPGANKALDETLDRLRAMKDPVKQNAAGVALFGTQWEDMGKAMMSLDPSKAADSLGKVGGAADKMAKTLGDNPKAAIESFKRKVVGDLSEIAGHFIKFAMENQGVFEPLAYAIGGIAAVVLTVKAGMMAWAAAQAAWSAATAVATAAQWLWNSALFASPITWIIVGIVALIAIIVIIATKTTWFQTIWKVAWGAIKTAVSASWSFIRDKVFGPIGRFFTQTIPRWSGMVRDAVVGAWNSTKNKVQSVVGGMLSWVRGKWDGFIGFFRGLPGKIGRATSGMFNGVKNAFRSAINWVIGKWNNFGFSIGGGSFMGKSLPRVTIGTPNIPYLAKGGLITRGGMAMVGERGPEVLSLPRGAGVAPLPVGGAGTRVDVYLHVDADDAYLKRRIRKMVSVEGRGSVNALFE; encoded by the coding sequence ATGTCGGATGTTTCTCTTGTCTTCAACCTGGTCGCACGCGACAACACCGGCCAGACGCTGGAGAAGGTCCGCGAGAAGTTCGATGCGGCGGCTGCCGGTATCGGCGCGGGCGTGGCCGCAGCGCTGGGCGTCGGCATTGCGGCCAACCTCGATATGGAAGCGGCTAACGATAAGTTGGCCGCACAGCTCGGGGTCGGACCGGCCAAGGCGGCAGAGCTTTCGAAGGTCTCGGCGAAGGTGTACGAGGGCGCGTGGGGCGAGTCCACCGCGGAAGTCAACGACGCCATCAAGAACGTGTATATGAACATTGGCGACACCTCGAAGGCGCAGGGCGGGCTTGAGGGCGCCACGGTCAAGGTAATGGCTCTGTCGGATGCATTCGACCAGGACTTGACGGCGAGTACGTACGCGGCCGGCCAGATGGTCAAGACCGGAATGGCGAAGAACTTCGACGAAGCCATGGACCTTCTTACCGTGGGTTTCCAGAAGGGCGCCGACAAGTCCGGCGACTTCCTTGACACCTTCAATGAGTACTCAACTCAGTTCAGGAAGCTGGGCATCGACGGCCCACAGGCAATCGGGCTAATCAGTCAGGGACTCAAGGGTGGCGCCCGCGATGCCGACATCGTGGCGGATGCCTTCAAGGAATTCGGCATCAGGGCCATTGACGGGAGCAAGACGACCGCCGATGGCTTCAAGTTGATCGGCCTCAGCGCCGACGACATGTCGAAGAAGATTGCGGCGGGTGGCCCCGGAGCGAACAAGGCACTTGACGAAACCCTGGACAGGCTCCGCGCCATGAAGGACCCGGTAAAGCAGAACGCTGCGGGCGTCGCACTGTTCGGTACGCAGTGGGAAGACATGGGGAAGGCGATGATGTCACTTGACCCGTCCAAGGCGGCTGACAGCCTCGGGAAGGTCGGGGGCGCCGCGGACAAGATGGCGAAGACGCTCGGTGACAACCCGAAGGCTGCCATCGAGAGCTTTAAGCGGAAGGTGGTCGGAGATCTCTCGGAGATAGCCGGGCACTTCATCAAGTTCGCGATGGAGAACCAGGGCGTCTTCGAGCCCCTCGCTTACGCGATCGGCGGCATCGCGGCTGTCGTCCTCACCGTCAAGGCTGGGATGATGGCGTGGGCTGCCGCTCAGGCTGCCTGGTCGGCTGCCACCGCGGTTGCCACGGCCGCGCAATGGCTGTGGAACAGCGCCCTGTTCGCTTCCCCGATTACGTGGATCATCGTTGGCATCGTCGCTCTGATCGCGATCATTGTCATTATCGCCACGAAGACGACATGGTTCCAGACCATATGGAAAGTCGCATGGGGCGCTATCAAGACTGCCGTATCGGCTAGTTGGTCGTTCATCCGTGACAAGGTGTTCGGGCCGATCGGCCGTTTCTTCACGCAGACGATCCCGCGATGGTCGGGCATGGTCAGGGACGCCGTAGTTGGCGCCTGGAACTCAACGAAGAACAAGGTGCAATCCGTAGTCGGCGGAATGCTTTCGTGGGTCCGCGGCAAGTGGGATGGCTTCATCGGATTCTTCCGCGGCCTCCCCGGCAAGATCGGACGCGCCACGAGCGGCATGTTCAACGGAGTGAAGAACGCTTTCCGGTCCGCTATCAACTGGGTCATCGGTAAGTGGAACAACTTCGGATTCAGCATCGGCGGCGGCTCGTTCATGGGCAAGAGTCTTCCGAGAGTGACGATCGGCACGCCGAACATTCCCTATCTCGCCAAGGGCGGTCTCATCACCCGCGGCGGTATGGCGATGGTCGGTGAGCGTGGGCCGGAAGTCCTGAGTCTGCCCAGGGGTGCGGGAGTTGCCCCGCTGCCTGTAGGCGGGGCGGGCACCCGAGTTGACGTGTATCTCCATGTCGACGCCGACGACGCCTATCTGAAGCGGCGCATTCGGAAGATGGTCAGCGTCGAAGGACGCGGCAGCGTCAACGCACTGTTCGAGTAA
- a CDS encoding AAA family ATPase → MYDFNGAQGSAQEEPIFARPENPNDATLRALADAITNGELNDATRTDLWTAAGFITDPSTFHTYIKKAEEARDAAKSTEEGPTPDLVFRTLADIARDVDTRPPREFLFEPVIVAGDYGIMAAEKKAGKSWGVGDAAVSCAAGMPWMGAFPCRTPGCVLVFYGEGSDAKLTRRLRAIGAAKGLSYEQTDALDIVVCCRAPQLNDEQHLHLMRKAVEQYRPKLVIIDPLYLSAGGAKGSDLYSMGALLGNVQRVVQDAGASLMISHHWNKGGQGNGHDRSSGVGPAEWGRFLISVAVKSKSTNPVTLESTVVLDWQFAGDEIADTGVNLIRRVRAEDPTDLNSPMHYSVTIDTMPDQGGQEVKLKPAEWKLLQALQQAKGYETIERLVDRVKKEHGHGLVRETCARGLKTLTELGYAAHQEGLRTGFPGSWVVTEKGAARPV, encoded by the coding sequence ATGTACGACTTTAACGGGGCGCAGGGGTCCGCACAAGAAGAGCCGATCTTTGCCCGCCCTGAAAATCCCAATGACGCGACCCTGCGTGCGCTCGCGGACGCCATCACGAATGGCGAACTCAACGACGCCACCAGGACGGACCTTTGGACCGCGGCGGGCTTTATCACCGACCCTTCCACGTTCCACACCTACATCAAGAAAGCCGAAGAGGCGCGTGACGCGGCTAAGTCCACCGAAGAAGGGCCCACGCCGGATCTCGTCTTCCGCACGCTGGCCGACATTGCACGCGACGTCGACACGCGCCCGCCCAGGGAGTTCCTGTTCGAGCCGGTAATAGTGGCCGGTGACTACGGAATCATGGCGGCGGAGAAGAAGGCGGGAAAGAGTTGGGGAGTGGGCGACGCGGCCGTATCGTGCGCGGCTGGAATGCCGTGGATGGGCGCCTTCCCGTGCCGCACGCCCGGCTGCGTACTGGTCTTCTACGGAGAGGGCTCCGACGCCAAGCTGACGCGACGCCTTCGCGCCATCGGTGCGGCCAAGGGGCTCAGCTACGAGCAGACCGATGCGCTTGACATTGTGGTGTGCTGCCGTGCACCGCAGCTGAACGACGAACAGCACCTGCACTTGATGCGCAAGGCAGTTGAGCAGTACCGCCCCAAGCTGGTCATCATCGATCCCCTGTACCTCTCGGCAGGCGGCGCCAAGGGCAGCGACCTGTACTCCATGGGCGCGCTGCTCGGCAACGTTCAGCGCGTCGTCCAGGACGCCGGAGCGAGCCTGATGATCTCGCACCACTGGAACAAGGGCGGACAGGGCAACGGGCACGACCGCAGCAGCGGCGTAGGCCCTGCCGAATGGGGCCGCTTCCTGATCTCCGTGGCCGTGAAGAGCAAGAGCACGAACCCGGTCACGCTGGAATCGACCGTGGTCCTTGACTGGCAGTTCGCCGGAGACGAGATCGCCGACACTGGCGTGAACCTGATCCGTCGCGTCCGCGCCGAAGACCCCACCGACCTCAACTCGCCAATGCACTACAGCGTGACGATCGACACCATGCCCGACCAGGGAGGCCAGGAGGTCAAGCTGAAGCCCGCCGAATGGAAGCTATTGCAGGCGCTTCAACAGGCTAAGGGGTACGAGACGATCGAGCGGCTGGTCGACCGCGTCAAGAAGGAGCACGGACACGGACTCGTACGCGAGACGTGCGCCAGGGGGCTCAAGACTCTGACCGAGCTGGGCTATGCCGCCCATCAGGAAGGCCTTCGGACCGGCTTCCCCGGGTCGTGGGTGGTAACGGAGAAAGGTGCAGCTCGGCCCGTGTGA
- a CDS encoding terminase large subunit domain-containing protein: MSSEIWRPPSSFAEDLRREYGLECPPAWGTPRRFEHPTLGGAAAKVMRALGHEPMAWQQYVLDTALEVDPDTGLFLHRKVGLSVPRQQGKTETILTVMIHRMMAWPNQNIVYSAQTRIDARKRWEDEFLAKMDASRLFGRYHPRKTTGNEAIIWKSNRSRLGIVSNTEKAGHGPPLDLGMMDEIFAHRDDRVEQSMSPAMLTRQNAQMWWASAGGDTKATFLNNKRKQGRELIERGWATGQWSQVAYFEWFAPDDLPRDDPKTWRTCMPALGITAKEEVIRGELDSMDAPEFDRAYLNRTRMPTPISDPNIPREAWPKLVDETSQAGADLVFAVDVAQDRSSSSIGVASKRADGRTHLEVVARRPGTAWVAEALALLSQRRRPLVVAVAGSGAPSQSLIDDIEAAGITVPADKGNPHRGHLVVLRTGDASEAAAQFADAVRQGAVAHLDQAPLTAAVNAARTRRNGDAWVLDRTNSPVDIAPLVAVTNARWALLAKGAAVLDDYDVLNSVF; this comes from the coding sequence ATGAGTTCGGAGATCTGGCGGCCCCCGAGTAGCTTCGCCGAAGACCTGCGCCGCGAGTACGGGCTTGAATGTCCGCCGGCTTGGGGAACTCCGCGCCGATTCGAACACCCCACCCTGGGCGGTGCTGCTGCCAAGGTGATGCGGGCTCTTGGCCATGAGCCGATGGCGTGGCAGCAATATGTGTTGGATACGGCCCTTGAGGTCGACCCCGATACTGGGCTGTTTCTCCACCGCAAAGTGGGCCTGAGTGTCCCGAGGCAGCAGGGCAAAACCGAGACGATTTTGACGGTGATGATTCACCGCATGATGGCCTGGCCGAATCAGAACATCGTCTACTCGGCACAGACGCGTATCGATGCGCGCAAGCGGTGGGAAGACGAATTCCTTGCCAAGATGGACGCGTCCAGGCTCTTCGGCAGATATCACCCGCGGAAGACGACGGGCAATGAAGCCATCATCTGGAAGTCGAATCGTTCGCGCCTTGGGATCGTCAGTAATACCGAGAAAGCCGGGCACGGTCCGCCGCTCGACCTGGGCATGATGGACGAGATATTTGCCCATAGAGACGATCGTGTCGAGCAGTCGATGTCTCCCGCAATGCTGACGCGCCAGAACGCGCAAATGTGGTGGGCTTCCGCAGGCGGCGACACGAAGGCGACGTTCCTTAATAACAAGCGTAAGCAGGGCCGCGAGCTTATCGAGCGCGGCTGGGCCACCGGTCAATGGTCGCAGGTCGCCTATTTCGAATGGTTTGCTCCTGACGATCTCCCGCGTGATGACCCGAAAACTTGGCGTACCTGTATGCCCGCGCTCGGAATCACGGCCAAGGAGGAAGTCATCCGCGGCGAACTCGACTCGATGGATGCGCCCGAATTCGACAGGGCGTATTTGAATCGGACGAGAATGCCGACCCCAATCAGCGATCCGAATATCCCGCGTGAGGCCTGGCCGAAGCTGGTCGACGAGACGTCGCAGGCGGGCGCTGATCTCGTGTTCGCGGTCGACGTGGCGCAGGACCGTTCGTCGTCGTCGATAGGTGTCGCCTCGAAGCGCGCTGACGGCCGCACTCACCTTGAGGTGGTCGCCCGCCGTCCAGGTACCGCGTGGGTCGCTGAGGCGCTCGCGCTCCTGTCGCAGCGCCGCCGCCCTCTGGTCGTCGCTGTGGCCGGCTCTGGGGCGCCCTCGCAGAGCCTCATAGACGACATCGAGGCGGCGGGCATCACGGTGCCCGCAGACAAGGGCAACCCGCACCGCGGGCACCTGGTCGTGCTGCGCACGGGCGACGCGAGCGAGGCCGCTGCCCAGTTCGCTGACGCGGTCCGTCAGGGCGCCGTCGCGCACCTGGACCAAGCGCCATTGACGGCTGCGGTAAATGCGGCCCGTACAAGGCGTAATGGCGATGCGTGGGTTTTGGATCGCACTAACTCACCCGTCGATATCGCCCCGTTGGTCGCGGTGACCAATGCCCGCTGGGCGCTGCTCGCCAAGGGCGCTGCGGTGCTCGATGACTACGACGTTCTCAACTCCGTCTTCTGA
- a CDS encoding phage tail protein: MVLTAEYISLASNDLKAYCNKAELSVEVEEKDVTTYASLGWKEMIGGLKSGELSLEFKTDFAAGALDSILWPLFGTVVAFEVRPTQSVVGTSNPKWTGNVLVKELKPISGGVGDEATQSVSFPTTGAVTRATA; the protein is encoded by the coding sequence ATGGTGCTTACCGCTGAATACATCAGCCTCGCTTCCAACGACCTCAAGGCGTACTGCAACAAGGCTGAGCTGAGCGTCGAAGTGGAAGAGAAGGACGTGACTACGTATGCGTCCCTCGGCTGGAAGGAAATGATTGGTGGCCTGAAGTCCGGTGAACTCTCTCTTGAGTTCAAGACAGACTTTGCCGCGGGCGCGCTGGATTCAATTCTCTGGCCGCTGTTCGGCACGGTCGTTGCCTTCGAGGTCCGGCCTACTCAGTCCGTCGTCGGCACGTCCAACCCGAAGTGGACGGGCAACGTGCTCGTCAAGGAACTGAAGCCGATATCCGGCGGTGTCGGCGATGAGGCGACGCAGAGCGTCAGTTTCCCGACTACGGGAGCTGTTACCCGAGCGACTGCGTAA
- a CDS encoding phage portal protein — protein MKWTRRLFRRTEERAITSLPWDVGGAMPSQVSSQTAGRIVPLFACWRILADNIASLPVQTFQRNAATRLPNPFLPDLLFRPAARDNLFQWLHKCVVSLAARGNAYGLITARDNFGFPVNIEWLHPDDVWVDEERPTEPIYHWQGMPLPTEDVFHIPWFVMPGCVVGLSPIQWFASTLGENVAATEYGRRWFENGGTPPAVMKNSAKTINPEESEEIRNRLSIAIRSGKPIVIGNDWDFTALDVNPNESQFIETRRLNATAIASIYGVPPGMVGGDQGGGSVTYANVEQQTINLTTLTFRAWLVRIENAVSDQLAGRQMMRFNVDAMIRVDTRTRYEVYSLALQNGWMSVDEVRALENLAPLPNGAGQVYKSLAPQPAPVPPDEQQLSPEGRAFLELLASERDANA, from the coding sequence ATGAAGTGGACCCGGCGTCTCTTCCGCAGGACGGAGGAGCGCGCGATTACCTCGCTGCCGTGGGACGTCGGCGGGGCGATGCCGAGTCAGGTGTCAAGCCAGACGGCGGGGAGGATCGTTCCGCTCTTCGCGTGCTGGAGAATTCTTGCCGACAACATCGCTTCGCTTCCTGTGCAGACGTTCCAGCGGAACGCCGCGACCAGGCTACCGAATCCCTTTCTGCCTGATCTGCTGTTCCGTCCGGCCGCTCGGGACAATCTGTTTCAATGGCTGCATAAGTGCGTGGTCTCACTCGCGGCCCGCGGCAATGCGTACGGCCTCATCACGGCAAGGGACAATTTCGGATTCCCCGTCAATATAGAATGGCTTCACCCTGATGACGTTTGGGTGGACGAAGAGCGGCCCACGGAGCCTATTTACCACTGGCAGGGCATGCCACTTCCGACGGAAGACGTATTTCACATCCCGTGGTTCGTGATGCCTGGCTGTGTAGTCGGCCTGTCGCCCATTCAGTGGTTTGCCAGCACGCTCGGTGAGAATGTCGCGGCGACCGAATACGGCCGCAGGTGGTTCGAGAACGGCGGCACGCCTCCGGCGGTCATGAAGAACTCGGCCAAGACGATCAACCCGGAAGAGTCGGAAGAGATTCGTAATAGGCTCTCGATTGCGATTCGTTCCGGAAAGCCCATCGTCATCGGTAACGACTGGGACTTTACGGCTCTTGACGTCAATCCCAATGAGTCTCAATTCATCGAGACGCGGCGGCTCAACGCCACGGCTATTGCGTCGATCTACGGCGTTCCGCCGGGCATGGTCGGAGGCGATCAGGGCGGCGGCTCCGTCACGTACGCCAACGTCGAACAGCAGACGATCAACCTCACGACGCTGACGTTTCGTGCGTGGCTGGTCAGGATTGAGAACGCGGTCTCTGACCAGCTAGCCGGCCGACAGATGATGCGCTTCAATGTCGACGCCATGATTCGCGTTGACACGAGGACGCGTTACGAGGTCTATTCTCTGGCACTTCAGAACGGATGGATGAGCGTTGACGAAGTGCGCGCCCTTGAGAATCTGGCGCCCCTTCCGAACGGCGCCGGCCAGGTCTACAAGTCGCTCGCACCACAGCCCGCGCCAGTACCGCCCGACGAACAGCAACTGAGCCCAGAGGGCCGCGCGTTCCTCGAACTGCTCGCAAGTGAAAGGGACGCCAATGCGTGA
- a CDS encoding HNH endonuclease has protein sequence MAGNPLYSSYAYRQVRAQLLSACDICHICGHPNADVADHVISIAKGGDPLDINNLRPAHGVKKCPTCGRNCNGEKSDKLLSEVSTLKTSRDWFAE, from the coding sequence GTGGCAGGCAACCCGCTCTATTCGAGCTATGCATATCGGCAGGTGCGTGCTCAGCTACTGAGCGCATGCGACATCTGCCATATCTGCGGCCATCCCAATGCAGATGTTGCTGATCACGTCATCTCAATTGCCAAGGGTGGCGACCCGCTCGACATCAATAACCTGCGCCCCGCTCATGGCGTGAAGAAGTGTCCGACGTGCGGGCGCAACTGCAATGGCGAGAAGTCTGACAAGCTACTCAGTGAGGTCAGCACGTTGAAAACTTCGCGTGATTGGTTCGCTGAATAA
- a CDS encoding HK97 family phage prohead protease — translation MREVERRYTRVEARASGDGKNITGYAAVFNRESSNLGGFVEVVDPAAFNKSRGDGWPDVVARFNHEDMFLLGTTTAGTLRLSLDNTGLNYDVTPPNARADVLELVQRGDVQKSSFAFRTFEDDWSATEQGFPKRTLLSVQLLDVAPVVSPAYPDTSAGLRSLARKFDAPFEDVRKLAEREELRKLFVRTDQPVIRAAEVGGTAGSRLTPAQARMKLLARRDSPYVP, via the coding sequence ATGCGTGAAGTCGAGCGGCGTTATACCCGTGTTGAGGCGCGGGCGAGCGGCGACGGGAAGAACATCACCGGCTATGCCGCGGTCTTCAATCGGGAGTCCTCGAACCTGGGCGGCTTCGTCGAGGTTGTCGACCCCGCGGCGTTCAACAAGTCCCGCGGCGACGGCTGGCCGGACGTCGTGGCTCGCTTCAATCACGAGGACATGTTCCTTCTGGGCACTACTACGGCCGGAACGCTGCGGCTGTCGCTGGACAACACCGGGCTCAATTACGATGTGACACCGCCGAATGCCCGCGCGGATGTCCTCGAACTCGTCCAGCGCGGCGACGTCCAGAAGTCCTCTTTTGCGTTTAGGACTTTCGAAGATGACTGGTCGGCCACGGAACAGGGCTTCCCGAAGCGCACGCTTTTGAGCGTCCAATTGCTGGACGTCGCGCCGGTTGTCAGCCCCGCCTACCCGGATACCTCCGCAGGGCTCCGCTCCCTGGCGCGCAAGTTCGACGCGCCCTTTGAGGACGTGCGCAAGCTCGCCGAACGTGAAGAGCTGCGGAAGCTGTTCGTGCGCACCGACCAGCCCGTCATTCGCGCCGCTGAAGTCGGCGGCACGGCGGGCAGCCGGCTCACGCCCGCGCAGGCGCGGATGAAGCTGCTTGCGCGGCGCGACTCGCCTTACGTTCCGTAA
- a CDS encoding phage major capsid protein — MSELAKRLNERRLSAYNEAKAIVDRAGDENRAFTGEEEQTWTRLNDEIDTIDERVKNVLAMEKRAKDADTAMFGGAPRKGDGSPAGNPDQDLADQFRKLAAGEIRNIDVAMPSAFERRQLSGGVENRSLIKSGAPVPTTFIGQLYNYLVDTSTMRATNPTVYTTSSGENLTVPISTAEGTATWTAENVALTPSDPTLSSVTLGSFKVGKSIFISYELLQDTGFDLLGFISQHAGRNIGIAVDQAYVAGAGGTRPEGFLVNAGLQTTSMGTGTVNGFVAGVTQADTLYDAFHGVLPQYRPRGSWLMHDTTIKAARKLKDTTGQYLWQPALTAGVPDTLLGRPVYADPNMEQFGATGRKVIAFGDFGGYFIRDVTPLRFERSDDFKFDTDMVSFRVLYRTDGKLGDTQAIRVLTTLT; from the coding sequence ATGTCAGAGCTTGCTAAGCGGCTCAATGAGCGTCGCCTGTCTGCCTACAACGAGGCTAAGGCGATCGTCGACCGGGCCGGAGATGAGAACCGCGCGTTCACGGGTGAAGAAGAGCAGACATGGACGCGCCTCAACGACGAGATCGACACCATTGACGAGCGCGTGAAGAATGTCCTTGCGATGGAGAAGCGCGCCAAGGACGCCGACACGGCTATGTTCGGCGGCGCGCCGCGCAAGGGCGACGGCAGCCCCGCGGGCAACCCGGACCAGGATCTTGCGGACCAGTTCCGCAAGCTTGCCGCTGGCGAAATCCGCAACATCGATGTTGCTATGCCGAGTGCCTTCGAGCGTCGGCAGCTGTCCGGCGGTGTCGAGAACCGTTCGCTGATCAAGTCGGGTGCGCCTGTTCCGACTACGTTCATCGGTCAGCTTTACAACTACCTGGTCGACACGTCCACGATGCGCGCCACGAACCCGACGGTCTATACCACCTCTTCGGGTGAGAACCTGACTGTTCCGATTTCCACCGCAGAAGGTACGGCGACGTGGACCGCTGAAAACGTGGCGCTGACTCCGTCCGACCCGACGCTTTCCAGTGTCACGCTCGGCTCTTTCAAGGTCGGCAAGTCCATCTTTATCTCCTACGAACTGCTTCAGGACACGGGCTTCGATCTGCTCGGGTTCATCTCGCAGCACGCGGGGCGCAATATCGGCATTGCAGTCGACCAGGCCTACGTAGCGGGTGCCGGTGGCACTCGCCCCGAAGGCTTCCTGGTCAACGCGGGTCTTCAGACGACCTCGATGGGCACTGGCACCGTCAACGGCTTCGTTGCTGGCGTCACGCAGGCGGACACCCTTTACGACGCTTTCCATGGTGTGCTGCCGCAGTACCGCCCCCGCGGTTCGTGGCTTATGCACGACACCACGATCAAGGCCGCGCGGAAGCTCAAGGACACCACCGGTCAGTACCTCTGGCAGCCCGCTCTTACTGCGGGCGTTCCTGACACGCTCCTTGGCCGGCCGGTTTATGCCGACCCGAATATGGAGCAGTTCGGCGCGACGGGCCGGAAGGTCATCGCGTTCGGTGACTTCGGCGGCTACTTCATCCGCGATGTCACGCCCCTGCGCTTCGAGCGGTCCGACGACTTCAAGTTCGACACGGACATGGTCAGCTTCCGCGTGCTGTACCGCACTGACGGCAAGCTCGGTGACACGCAGGCGATTCGCGTCCTCACCACTCTCACCTAA